A genomic segment from Rhodohalobacter sp. 614A encodes:
- the rpsE gene encoding 30S ribosomal protein S5: MPKVRRKHNIPAANLNLEEKLVHINRVAKVVKGGRRFSFNAIVVVGNGEGVVGHGLGKANEVSDAIQKGFDNAKKNLIKVPITKSGSIHHPVVGKAGAGKVLLRPASAGTGVIAGGAVKAILDVAGVHNILSKSLGSANPHNMVKAAYEALRQLTDPVEVAQRRGVSVEKVFEG, translated from the coding sequence ATGCCAAAAGTAAGACGTAAACATAATATACCCGCAGCAAACTTAAACCTTGAAGAAAAACTGGTTCACATAAACCGGGTTGCAAAGGTTGTAAAAGGTGGACGCCGATTCAGCTTTAACGCCATTGTAGTTGTTGGAAATGGTGAAGGAGTTGTAGGGCACGGTTTAGGAAAAGCGAACGAGGTATCCGATGCGATCCAAAAAGGATTTGATAACGCAAAGAAAAACCTCATTAAAGTTCCGATTACCAAGTCCGGAAGTATTCATCATCCTGTTGTAGGTAAGGCCGGAGCTGGGAAAGTGTTGTTACGTCCTGCCTCTGCAGGTACGGGGGTAATTGCCGGCGGCGCTGTAAAAGCTATTTTGGATGTTGCCGGTGTGCATAACATCCTCTCAAAATCTCTTGGATCGGCAAATCCGCACAACATGGTAAAAGCCGCTTACGAAGCTTTGAGGCAATTAACCGATCCGGTAGAAGTTGCCCAGAGAAGAGGCGTTAGTGTTGAAAAAGTTTTTGAAGGATAA
- the rplF gene encoding 50S ribosomal protein L6, translating to MSRIGKRPVPISDKIELSIGADNVVTVKGEKGSGSVRVHPDIKVETKNNEIIVSRPSDSKEHKSLHGLYRSLLSNMVEGVSEGYKKQLEIIGVGYRATYTNGVLEMNLGYSHPIYFVPPEGIEIEVDTKSRKNPIIVITGINKELVGQVAAKLRSLRKPEPYKGKGVRYLDEQVRRKAGKSAAK from the coding sequence ATGTCGAGAATAGGAAAACGACCTGTCCCAATTTCAGATAAGATCGAGCTTAGTATCGGGGCCGATAATGTGGTTACCGTAAAAGGCGAGAAAGGCAGCGGTTCTGTTAGAGTTCATCCGGACATTAAGGTTGAAACCAAAAACAATGAAATTATTGTGAGCCGCCCAAGTGACTCGAAAGAGCACAAATCTCTGCATGGCCTTTACAGATCTCTTCTGAGCAATATGGTAGAAGGAGTTTCTGAAGGTTATAAAAAACAATTGGAGATTATTGGTGTTGGTTACCGGGCAACATACACAAATGGTGTGTTGGAAATGAACCTTGGTTATTCTCATCCCATTTATTTTGTACCACCGGAAGGAATTGAGATTGAAGTTGATACCAAATCTCGTAAAAATCCCATTATTGTAATCACTGGGATTAATAAAGAGCTGGTAGGGCAGGTTGCCGCCAAACTGAGATCACTTAGAAAACCAGAGCCTTACAAAGGTAAAGGCGTTCGGTACCTTGATGAACAAGTAAGAAGAAAAGCTGGTAAATCTGCAGCTAAATAA
- the rplO gene encoding 50S ribosomal protein L15, with protein MKLHNLKAPKENKKNRKRVGRGQGSGMGEQSGRGHNGQNSRSGGGVGAWFEGGQMPLQRRIPKFGFKNRFRTEYQALNVQKVSDFVEAGKLSEDISFEDLVNAGIVHKNDKVKLLGSGETDKKINIEVHASSESATKKIEDAGGSVTIIS; from the coding sequence ATGAAATTACACAATTTAAAAGCTCCCAAAGAGAATAAGAAAAACCGGAAACGGGTTGGCCGCGGCCAGGGATCTGGAATGGGTGAGCAATCCGGACGCGGACACAACGGGCAAAACTCCCGAAGTGGCGGTGGGGTTGGCGCCTGGTTTGAAGGTGGTCAAATGCCGCTTCAGAGAAGAATCCCGAAGTTTGGATTTAAAAACCGTTTTCGTACAGAATATCAGGCTTTAAATGTTCAAAAAGTCTCTGATTTCGTAGAAGCAGGAAAACTTTCTGAAGATATTTCGTTTGAAGATCTCGTGAATGCAGGAATTGTTCACAAGAATGACAAAGTGAAATTATTAGGAAGTGGTGAAACAGATAAAAAAATAAACATCGAGGTTCATGCCAGCAGCGAATCTGCAACAAAAAAGATTGAAGATGCCGGCGGATCAGTAACCATAATCTCCTAA
- the rpsH gene encoding 30S ribosomal protein S8 gives MNSDTISDFLTRIRNAQQAGHRRVDIPASKVKRAMSKILVDKGYISRFIDIEDNKQGVLRLFLKYDAYGQPVIREMKRISKPGLRKYSSSDNLPKTYGGLGIVIVSTSQGVMTDKEARKLKVGGEVLCSVY, from the coding sequence ATGAATAGCGACACTATATCAGATTTTTTAACACGCATTAGAAATGCTCAGCAGGCAGGACACCGCCGTGTTGACATCCCCGCTTCGAAAGTAAAGAGGGCTATGTCTAAAATTCTTGTAGACAAAGGATACATTAGCAGATTTATTGACATTGAAGATAACAAGCAGGGTGTCTTAAGACTGTTTCTGAAGTATGATGCTTACGGACAGCCGGTTATTCGGGAAATGAAACGAATTTCCAAACCGGGCCTTCGCAAGTACAGCTCCAGTGATAATTTGCCAAAAACATATGGTGGTCTTGGAATTGTGATTGTATCTACCTCCCAGGGAGTGATGACTGACAAAGAAGCACGAAAATTAAAAGTAGGCGGAGAAGTTCTCTGCTCAGTTTACTAA
- the rplR gene encoding 50S ribosomal protein L18 — MRKNNLKQERRNKIRRRIRSTIRGTAERPRLCIFKSNKHVYLQLINDRESATILSVSTQTADLQKELKDKESVEAAKIVGKALAEAAKDKGITKAVYDRSGYKYHGIVKAAADGAREGGLDL; from the coding sequence ATGAGAAAGAATAATTTAAAGCAGGAACGCAGAAACAAGATTCGGAGACGAATCCGTTCTACCATTCGTGGAACGGCTGAACGCCCGCGATTGTGCATTTTCAAAAGTAACAAGCATGTATATTTGCAGTTGATTAATGACCGGGAAAGTGCAACCATTCTCTCAGTTTCTACTCAAACTGCAGATTTGCAAAAAGAATTGAAAGACAAAGAGTCCGTTGAGGCAGCAAAAATTGTTGGAAAAGCTCTTGCTGAAGCTGCAAAGGACAAAGGTATTACAAAAGCTGTTTACGACAGAAGTGGATATAAATACCACGGAATTGTAAAAGCTGCAGCAGATGGTGCCCGAGAAGGAGGTTTAGACTTATAA